Part of the Kordiimonas pumila genome is shown below.
GTAAACTGGGTTTTGAACAGTTTTCAATACTGGCACACGACCGCGGCGCACGTGTGGCACACAGGCTCGCGCTTGACCATCCTGCGGTTGTCCAACGTATGGTTCTGCTTGATATTGCTCCAACGCTTGCCATGTATGAGCAAACAAATCAGGCATTTGCACGAGCTTACTGGCACTGGTTTTTCCTAATACGCCCCGCACCACTCCCTGAAACATTAATTGAAGCAAACCCTGAAGGGTATCTCCGCAGTGTGATGGGCACACGGAGTGCAGGCATGTCACCCTTCACAGATGCAGTCTTTAGCGAATACCTCCGCTGTATCAGTTTACCGGGTGCTGCAACAGGTATCTGCGAAGACTACAGAGCCAGTGCAGGCATTGACCTTGAGCATGACCGACAAGATCTTGAAAAAGGCCATAAAGTGAACTGCCCGTTAATGGTTTTATGGGGCAAAGAAGGTACTGTCGCGCAGTGCTTTAACCCCTTAGCTGAATGGCAAAAAATTGCTGACGATGTAAGGGGCAGCACCTTACCATCAGGGCATTACATCCCTGAAGAAGTACCAGATATATTACTGTCGCAGACCATGCCTTTTTTAAAGGGAATATAGCGGCATTAACCAAGCCATGGGTTATCTCTTAAATAGCCCTCTTCAAATGTATTAATAGAGCTTACCATTTTCAATGTGCTACCAATGGCGTCTAAGCCTTCAAGCAGGGCATTTTTGCGTATTGGGTCAATGTTAAAACTCAGGCTAACCTGCTCTGGGAGCAGGATTTTTTGATTGGGTAAGTCAATGCTGATTTCTTCACCAGAGCCTTTTTGCGAGAAAGCTTCTATTATCTGTATTTGTTCATTGTCTAATTCAATAAGCAACAAGCCATTACGTTGGCAGTTATCATAAAAGATACCCGCGAAACTTGTTCCAATCAGCGCCCTGATACCCAACTGCTTCAACCCCCAAACAGCGTGTTCACGGCTTGAGCCACAACCAAAGTTTGGACCAACAACCAAAAATTTAGCGCCCTGCCATGCCGGGCGGTTTAATACAAATTCTGGGTTGGGTGTGCCAGACGTAAGGAAGCGCTGATCAAAGAAAACACCCTGATCAAGACCAGACCTATCAATACCCATCAGGAACTGTTTAGGCATGATCACATCGGTATCTATATTTGCTGCAAGCATAGGGGCAGCGATACCCGAAATTACACGAAATGCTTCCATTTACACTTCCTTACCCAAGTTACGTACATCAAAGAGGTGCCCCTTTATGGCCGCCACAGCAACCATCGCCGGGCTCATAAGGTGCGTGCGTACGCCAGCCCCTTGACGACCCTCAAAGTTTCTATTCGTACTTGATGCGCAGCGGTCACCCGGCGCAAGAATATCATCATTCATAGCAAGACACATAGAACAACCAGACTGCCGCCATTCAAAGCCTGCTTCGATAAAAATTTTCGACAAGCCTTCCGCGTCTGCCTGCGCCCGGACCAGAGAAGACCCTGGCACGATCATGCCCCTGACACCAGGGGCAATTTTGCGACCCTTTACCACACAGGCCACTTCGCGCAGGTCCTCAATGCGGGCATTTGTGCAAGACCCGATAAAAGCATGCGTAATGCTAATATCTTCTATAGGTTTTCCAGCCTCAAGCCCCATATAATCCAGTGCTCGTTCAAGGCCTTTACGTTTGGAAAGGTCTGGTTCTGTTTCAGGGTCAGGAATTCGGCTACCAATTGTAACCGCCTGATCAGGGCTCGTGCCCCATGTCACCATCGGCTGGATATGATCGATATCCAATATAACTTCTTTGTCAAAAACTGCACGATCATCAGACCGAAGGTGTCGCCATTTCGCCACGGCCTGCTCCCACAACTTACCTTTCGGAGCACGTGGTTTATCTTTAAGATACTTAAACACTTTATCGTCAGGTGCCATAAAGGCACCCCGCGCACCTGCTTCCACCGCCATATTGCAAATAGTCATCCGGGCTTCCACACTTAGGGCATCAATAACAGGCCCAGTGAACTCAATGGCATAGCCAGTTGCCCCAGAAGCCCCAATCTGCTCAATAACAGCCATGATGATATCTTTTGAGGTAATACCAAGCCCAACAGCGCCTGTCAGTATAACGCGCATGGTTTTAAGCCGCTTATAAACAAGGGTTTGGGTTACAAGCAGATGTTCAATTTGGGAGGTTCCAATACCGAAACCAAAAGCGCCTAAAGCGCCGTATGTCGTTGTATGGCTATCACCAGCCGCGACCACCATGCCTGGCAGGATGAAGCCCTGCTCAGGCGCAACCACATGCTCGATTCCCTGACGGGCATCAAGAATATCAAAGAGTTCTATGCCAAACGCATCGCAGTTTTCTTTAAAATAACTGACCTGTAATGCACCGCCTTCATCTGGTTGCACAGCTTTACGCTGAACCTCGGTTGAGTTTACATGATCAACCACCGCCAGTGCAGTTTCTGGGCGCCGCACACGGCGTTTTGCATCCCTTATGCCACTAAAAGCTTGGGGACTGGTATATTCATTGAGCACTTGACGGTCAATATACAGGAGCACATGACCGTTATCATCAAGTGTACTCACGGTATGTGCATCGATATGTTTATCATACAGGGTGCGGGGGCGTTGCTGCGTGTTCAAATTCATTATCATCTTACCAATGAAAGTCAAAATAGCCTTCAGTGCTATATGTCGGGGATTAAAACTGCGAACCTCAACTTGGTGAGCAATTACTTGTGCACACAGATGCGCGCCATACCAAAATCAATTTCCAAAGATGCACTTGCACGCGGGCAGAACCTGCCACGCGTGCTGTTTTTATCGATTACCTATGCGGTACAATACCTAAGCTATCTGCCTAGAAGTGATAGGCCGCACTTAAACCAATAGTCCGCGGACGAACAGTTGTTGCGTAAAAGAGCGGATTACCCACATCATCATGGAAACGACCCATCTCTGGCGTGTTCTGAAGCAGGTTTGTACCATAAACCGATACATCGAATGCCCCAATAGTGGCGCCCAGACGAGCACTTAGCAGAGTGATAGCCGGATTAGCGATATTATCCGGATCATAGCTTGTTGTGATCGGATCCCGGTCTGGAGTATTGCCCTGATCGCGTGATGTATATGTATAATCAAGCCTCACATAAGCATTATTGCCAGCCAAGGCAAAATCATACTGGCCAGACAGCTGCAGATTCCACGGTGAAATACCGAGGGAGTTGCCATCGTTTGCTATAACAGTTGCAGCACCCGTGCCACCTTCTGGTGCACCGTACGCTGTTTCACCATATTGAGCGTCAGTATAGCTACCGGAAGCCTCCAGAAGCAGATCTGCAATAGGCTGTACTGCAATCGCAAAATCAAACCCTTTAATCTTCACACTGCCAAGATTGTCTTTATACGCAGACGTTATACAGCCTGTATTTGTTACATACTGCTGTACATCGCTCCAATCAATGTAGAAGGCACTACCTTTCAGTTTCACACGGCCATCTGCAAGACGGGTGTTACCACCAACTTCATAGCTCCAAAGATTATCAGACTTATATGTGTCTGGCGCCTCAATACCAACTGGGCAGCCCGGTGTACCAGGATTTGGTGAAGCGAAGTTTACGCCGCCAACCCGGTAACCTTTACCTGCAGTAGCATAGAGCATAGTGCCGTCTGATGGCTCCCACGCAAGGGAGATTTTGGGCGTGAATGGCTTTTCTGTCGGGGGGGAACCATAAAGCGGTTCAGGCAACCCATTACAGGTTTTACAAAGCAGTGGACCGCTCACTTCACGCTGGAAATCCAGCTTTGTATGCGCATACCGCAAACCAACTGTCATCTTCAGGTTATCAAGGAACGCATATTCCAGCTCACCAAATATTGCAGCCTGCTTGTCGATCGCTGTTTGGTCGATGATAACACTGTAAACGCCGTCGATCAGGCCGTCACCAAAACAATCGGCCGCCTCGATTGAACAGCCATACACTTGCTCTGTAAGTTCAGGCAAAAGAGGGTCTACAACATCCTGGTATGTATAGAGCTTTGATCTCTGATACACAGCGCCAATAACCCACTGAAACCTGCTGTCTTCATTTGTTGATTGCAGGCGCAGTTCCTGTGTGAAGTCTTTTTGCTCAACGCCCGCTAAAGATGCCACACGGTAATCACTTACCGGGTCCCTCGGCGTTGGGTCACCAACGAGCGCTGCCCAGTTAAAGTTTGAATAGTCTGACGAACGATCAAGAGTCCGGTCAAAATAAGAGGTATTGGCGATCAGCTCTGCGCCGCCCAAATCCCATTCAATTTTAAGCGCGCTCAACGCATATTTATCGTCCGTTGGTTCAGCCTGCGTGTGGCCAGTCACAAAATTTGCAGAATCCGTATCCGAGAGGTCACTCCAAAAATAATTTGTACCGTCAGAGCTTCTATCTTGATAGAGGATAGACGGTGTAATTGTCAGGTTGTCGGTAACGGCAAGCTTCAACGCGCCGCGGAAAACAAGTGTTTCCTCACCATTAATGTCTTCTTCTGTAACATCTGTACCAGTAAACGGTGCACGATCTATGTAACCACCAGATTTTCTGTAAAGCATGCTTGCGCGGAACCCAAGCTTTTCCTCGATAATCGGGCCACCTACCGCAGCACCTGCCTCGTAGCTCATCTCACCGCCTTCAGTTGTGCTGATTTCGCTTTTTACCTGACCGGAATATTCGTTTAAGTCAGGCTCTGGTGTAATAAAGCGAATAGTGCCGCCCATTGAACCTGTGCCAAAAAGTGTACCTTGCGGGCCACGCAGAACTTCAACCCGCTCC
Proteins encoded:
- the leuD gene encoding 3-isopropylmalate dehydratase small subunit is translated as MEAFRVISGIAAPMLAANIDTDVIMPKQFLMGIDRSGLDQGVFFDQRFLTSGTPNPEFVLNRPAWQGAKFLVVGPNFGCGSSREHAVWGLKQLGIRALIGTSFAGIFYDNCQRNGLLLIELDNEQIQIIEAFSQKGSGEEISIDLPNQKILLPEQVSLSFNIDPIRKNALLEGLDAIGSTLKMVSSINTFEEGYLRDNPWLG
- a CDS encoding TonB-dependent receptor; its protein translation is MSMPLKSKKARHGLIIHHKNLLTLSTAGFVLGAMLPQFAPAQADDVSDIEIEEVVVTATRRSASINKIPMSLDAYSESEMEAKGIKSIDDVANFTPGVYFAPANDLVSGISIRGVSSGVGASTTGIYIDETPIQVRAGTGVVTQTAYPQIFDLERVEVLRGPQGTLFGTGSMGGTIRFITPEPDLNEYSGQVKSEISTTEGGEMSYEAGAAVGGPIIEEKLGFRASMLYRKSGGYIDRAPFTGTDVTEEDINGEETLVFRGALKLAVTDNLTITPSILYQDRSSDGTNYFWSDLSDTDSANFVTGHTQAEPTDDKYALSALKIEWDLGGAELIANTSYFDRTLDRSSDYSNFNWAALVGDPTPRDPVSDYRVASLAGVEQKDFTQELRLQSTNEDSRFQWVIGAVYQRSKLYTYQDVVDPLLPELTEQVYGCSIEAADCFGDGLIDGVYSVIIDQTAIDKQAAIFGELEYAFLDNLKMTVGLRYAHTKLDFQREVSGPLLCKTCNGLPEPLYGSPPTEKPFTPKISLAWEPSDGTMLYATAGKGYRVGGVNFASPNPGTPGCPVGIEAPDTYKSDNLWSYEVGGNTRLADGRVKLKGSAFYIDWSDVQQYVTNTGCITSAYKDNLGSVKIKGFDFAIAVQPIADLLLEASGSYTDAQYGETAYGAPEGGTGAATVIANDGNSLGISPWNLQLSGQYDFALAGNNAYVRLDYTYTSRDQGNTPDRDPITTSYDPDNIANPAITLLSARLGATIGAFDVSVYGTNLLQNTPEMGRFHDDVGNPLFYATTVRPRTIGLSAAYHF
- a CDS encoding alpha/beta fold hydrolase yields the protein MFTHFKSKNCRVNNVNIHYRIGGNGPALLLLHGHPQTHMIWHKIADELAQHFTVVAADLRGYGDSEKPAITSDSTAYSKRTMAQDQIELMGKLGFEQFSILAHDRGARVAHRLALDHPAVVQRMVLLDIAPTLAMYEQTNQAFARAYWHWFFLIRPAPLPETLIEANPEGYLRSVMGTRSAGMSPFTDAVFSEYLRCISLPGAATGICEDYRASAGIDLEHDRQDLEKGHKVNCPLMVLWGKEGTVAQCFNPLAEWQKIADDVRGSTLPSGHYIPEEVPDILLSQTMPFLKGI
- the leuC gene encoding 3-isopropylmalate dehydratase large subunit, with the protein product MNLNTQQRPRTLYDKHIDAHTVSTLDDNGHVLLYIDRQVLNEYTSPQAFSGIRDAKRRVRRPETALAVVDHVNSTEVQRKAVQPDEGGALQVSYFKENCDAFGIELFDILDARQGIEHVVAPEQGFILPGMVVAAGDSHTTTYGALGAFGFGIGTSQIEHLLVTQTLVYKRLKTMRVILTGAVGLGITSKDIIMAVIEQIGASGATGYAIEFTGPVIDALSVEARMTICNMAVEAGARGAFMAPDDKVFKYLKDKPRAPKGKLWEQAVAKWRHLRSDDRAVFDKEVILDIDHIQPMVTWGTSPDQAVTIGSRIPDPETEPDLSKRKGLERALDYMGLEAGKPIEDISITHAFIGSCTNARIEDLREVACVVKGRKIAPGVRGMIVPGSSLVRAQADAEGLSKIFIEAGFEWRQSGCSMCLAMNDDILAPGDRCASSTNRNFEGRQGAGVRTHLMSPAMVAVAAIKGHLFDVRNLGKEV